The Campylobacterota bacterium sequence TACCCTTCCGATACCGACACCCTCCTCTCCGGAACCATCGACCTCAAAGGATTCGATATCCGGTTTGTCGAAGGCTCGGTCCGTCTGGCGACCCGGACGATGCGATTTGAGCCCACAGAGGTCGTTCCGGATGGGGACGAACCCTTCAGCCTCCGTTCGCTCCTCGCCGATGAAGAGGGGGGCGTCCGCCCCTTTGACGTGAACATTACGTTCGAAGCGTCGGTTCAGCATCTGGGAATCCTCGAACAGTTTACCCCGATGCGTCTTTACGGCCCCGTGACGCTCGTTTCGACTCTGCGGGGGGATGAAAAGCAGCTCCTCTTGAGCGGCCGGGGGAGCGTCGCGCGCGGCGATACGACTTTCAGTGCCCAGATTGACGCCCTCGAACCGCAAAAAATCGATCTACAGATGACGCACGCGGACGTCGCCGAACTCTTCGCATTGACCGGGGCGGAGGCTCCTCTCGCGGGCAGTGCCGACATCCGGGGAACCCTCACCCCCCGCCAGGGGTATTTCGACGTCCGCCTGAGCCGTGCGTCCACCGTCCCCGCCGTTTTGAAACGCGACTACAACCTCACCCAGCCCTTCATCCGTTTCGACGCATCCCTCACCGCGGAGCTGGGCAGCCAAGGGGTCCGATACCGCGGCACGGCCCGCTCTGATCTCGCCCGTCTGGAGTTCGCCGATTCGGTACCGCAGGACCGAATGCTTCGGGAACTATTAAAAACTTTGCGTTAGCCCTTTTCCAAAGGGGTGTTTTACCCCCTTTCGTCCACAATGGCTCCATGAAAAATACTTCCGCCGCCTACGAATATCACGACCGTACCAAACACCGTCCCAGCCGTTATGCCCCCAGCCTGGGGTATATGGACTGGGCCATACAGCCCGATCCCTTCCGAACCTATCCGGGTACACCCCGGGTCCCCCTCGTCCATGACAAAACGACCCCCCCTTTTCATCTGCTGTTTGCTCCGGATATCCTTCCGCGTGCACCGCTCTGCCGCGAATCACTCTCGCAGCTCCTGCGCTATTCGCTCGGACTCGCCGCGATCAAACGCCACGGCGGGTCGGAATGGGCCCTGCGGTGCAACGCCAGCAGCGGAAACCTCCACCCCAGCGAATGTTACGTCGTCTCGCCGCCGCTTGAGGGGATCAGCGGAGGGTGCACCCTGTCGCACTACGCTCCCCGCGAACATGCGCTCGAAATCTTGCATACCTACGACACCTCCGTCATCGAGGGAGGATTCCTGATCCTACTTAGTTCCGCAATCTGGCGGGAGATGTGGAAATACGGCGAACGCTCGTGGCGTTACGCGCAGCTCGATGCGGGGCACGCATACGCGTCGATCAAAACGGCCGCGTCAATGCTGGGATGGGAATGCGGCATTGTCCCTTCCGAGACCGCGGATCTTGCACACCGTTTCGGACTCGACCAGCCGGAGCGGTTTCACCCCGAAGAGCGCGAAAGCCCCGACCTGCTGATCCGCATCGCACAGCCGCGCTATTCGCTCCCTTCTCCTCCCCTTCTGGCCAAGGCCAGCCGTCTCAGCCCTTCCCACCATCGCTGGGATGCCGTCTGGGCGATCGACGAAGCCGCCTCCGGCCCGTATCCCCAATCCGATCCCCTGCATCAAACACGCCGACTCCCTGCCCCCTCCAAAAACGCGGGGGAAGTGATCCTCAAACGCCGAAGCGCGCAGGCGATGGACGGCTCATCCCTTACCGAAACGCAGTTTCGGCAGATTCTCGACGCCTCTTTTTTCTGTACCGAAGCACCCGACGTCGATTTTATCGTCTTCGTCCACCGCGTCGAAGGGCTCGAGAGCGGTCTTTATGCTTACGTCCGCAACCCCGAACGGCTGATCCGGCTCCGCGACGCGATGGATCCCGATTTCGACTGGCTGGAGACGGGAGAGGGGCTGTATCGGCTCAACCGGGGGGATTACCGGGGTGCGGCGCAATATTTGTCGTGTAACCAGACGATCGCACGCGACGGCGCGTTCAGTTTCGGGATGCTCTGCCGCTTTGACGAAATCCTCTCCGAATCGGGAGCCGCCGGATACAAAAACCTCTACCATCAGTGCGGCATGATCGGGCAGATGCTTTACCTCGAAGCCGCTTCGCTCAACCTGTCGGCCACCGGGATCGGATGCTTTCTCGATGACGAATTCCACACCCTACTGGGCCTTTCGGAAACCGCGTACCAGTCTCTTTACCATTTCACCGTAGGACGCGCGATCGTCGATACCCGCATCACCACACTACCGCCGTACTGATCATTTGCGTTCGGCGTCGGCAAGTGTCAGGCACAATATCACTTTTTTTCCATGCGCATGGAGCGTTTCGGCCGCTTCGGAGAGGGTGATGCCGGTCGTGACGATGTCGTCGACCAAAATCACCTCCTCCGCGTCGAAAGGCTCATAACGGAAAGCGCGCGGGTTCATAAGGCGTTCGGCAACGCTTTTCCCCGCGTATTTGTGGAGGTTTTGCGCCCGCAACCGGCCGTAAAGCGGAGTAATCAGCGACGAGCGCAGGGCGCGGTTCAAAACGGCCGTATGGCTGTATCCGTTTTTGGGGCGATCGTCGATCCCCACCGATACCACCGGCTGCGCATACTCCCATACCTTGGAAAAGGGCCTGAACGCCTGATCCGCAAGGATCGAATAGACATAGTGGCCAAGGTCCGTGTGTTTGGTGAGCAGGAGCGGTTCGATCTCGTCGTAGGGGAAAAAAGAGTAGACGGGAATGTGTCCGAGGATTTTACGCTGGTGGAGACGGGGGGAGAGAAGTGATTCGCGGCAACGGCCGCAGATGTGCGAAAGGGAAAACCGTTCGCACACCAGACAGCGCATGTCAGTCCATCTTGAGGACGGACATAAAGGCTTCCTGGGGAAGATTGACCTTCCCGATCGCCTTCATCCGCTTTTTCCCCTCTTTTTGCTTGTCGAGGAGTTTGCGTTTTCGGGAGATATCCCCCCCGTAACATTTAGCGGTAACGTTTTTGCCCATCGACTTCACCGTCTCCCGCGCAATGATCCGATTGCCGATGGAGGCCTGGATCGCGACCTCGAAGAGCTGTCTTGGGACGATCTCTTTCATGTTCTTGACCAGTTCGCGGCCCCGGTACTCGGCGGCGGAACGGGGGACGATGACGCTCAGCGCATCGACGACGTCCCCGGCCACCCGGACGTCGAGCTTGACGAGATCCCCTTCGCGGTACCCGCTGGGCTCGTAGTCGAAACTCGCATACCCTTTGGAGAGCGATTTGAGTTTATCGTAGAAATCGACGACGATCTCGTTCATGGGAACCGAATATTCCAGCATGACCCGCGTTTCGTTGAGATAATCCATCTTCTCCTGCATTCCCCGTTTTTTGGTCAGCAGCGTGATGATGTTCCCCAGATAGTCGACCGGGGTGATGACGGTGGCCTTGACGTAAGGCTCCTCGATCCGCTCGATGTTCTGGGGTTCGGGAAGTTCGCTGGGGTTTTGAACCTCGATCATCGTACCGTCGGTTTTGTAAACCTTGTAGACGACCGAAGGGGCGGTTGCGATCAGATCGAGGTTGAATTCCCGCTCCAGCCGCTCCTTGATGACCTCCATGTGCAACATCCCCAAAAATCCGACGCGAAATCCGAATCCAAGAGCGATCGACGTTTCGGGTTCGTAACTGAGGCTGCTGTCGTTGAGCTTGAGTTTGTCGAGGGCGTCGCGCAGGTCCTCGAACTGGTCGGTGTCGATCGGGTAGAGCCCCGCGAAAACAAACGCCTTGGCGGGGGCGTATTCACTGACGGGCTCAGGGGCCGGGTTTTTCGCATCGGTGATCGTATCGCCGACGCGGATGCTTCCGACATCCTTGAGTCCCAGGACGACGATCCCGATCTCCCCGGCCTTGATCGACTGCGTCTTCTGGCGGCGCAGCGGATGCGGGTACATCAGATCGAGCACCTCGTGGTTCTCGTTGTTGTGCATCAGCTTTACCTTCTGGTGCATCCGGATCTCCCCATCAAAGACCCGCACAAGGGCGAGAGCTCCCAGGTAGGAGTCGAACCACGAATCGTAGATGATCGCCTTGGTCGTCGCCTCCGGGTTCCCGACCGGGGCGGGGATCCGGTCGACGATGGCGTCGATCAGATCGCGGATTCCGATCCCCATCTTGGCCGAAATGCGCACCGCGTCGGTCGCATCGATCCCGATCGTCGTCTCGATCTCCTCGGCGACCCGGTCGGGATCGGCGGCGGGAAGGTCGATCTTGTTGATGACGGGGATGAGGGTCAGATCGTTCTCCATCGCCATGTAAACGTTGGCAATGGTTTGCGCTTCTACCCCCTGTGCCGCATCGACGATCAGCAGCGCACCGTCGCTGGAAGCGAGCGACTTGCTCACCTCGTAGCTGAAATCGACGTGGCCCGGAGTGTCGATCAGGTTCAGAATATAGTGTTTACCGTCTTTGACGTAGTCCAGACGGACGCTTTGGGCTTTGATCGTAATACCGCGCTCTTGTTCGATGTCCATCGTATCCATCATCTGCGACGTCATCTCCCGTTCGGATACGGCGCCGCATTCCTGGATGATACGGTCCGCCAGCGTGCTTTTACCGTGGTCGATATGGGCGATAATAGAGAAGTTGCGAATATTGTCCATCGTGATTGATTACTCGTATGTTTTAGTTGGGGGAATTATAGCGAAACGTTGCTTAGGGGGACGGGGGTTCCCCCGCAATGAGGGCACTTAGCTGAAGAGCGAATTGACACTTTCGTTATGATAGACGCGACGGATCACTTCGGCAAACAACGGAGCGACGCTGAGCACCTTGATCTTGTCGCTCTGCCCGCGCAGCTCCAGGGTGTTGGAGACGACCAGCTCGTCGAGCTCGCCGTTGTTGATGTTGTCGTACGCCTTGCCGCTGAGTACGCCGTGCGTGGCGCACGCCATCACCGACGTCGCCCCTTTTTTCTTGAGTGCGGCGGCGGCTTTGACCATCGTTCCGGCCGTATCGACCATATCGTCGATCATGATGACGTCTTTGCCGGCCACGTCGCCGATGATGTTCATCACTTCGCTTTCGTTCGCCTGCTCGCGGCGTTTATCGACGATAACCATATCCAAGCCCAGTTTTTCGGCGAAATAACGTGCACGGGCCACCCCGCCGATGTCGGGAGAAGCGATGATCGGGTTGGGGAGGTTTTTAGAGCGGATGTACTCCTGGAAAATGATCGAACCGTAGAGATTGTCGACGGGGATGTTGAAAAACCCCTGAATCTGCCCCGCGTGCAAATCGATCGTCACGACGCGGTCGATCCCGGCGGTGACGAACATGTCGGCAACGAGTTTGGCGGTAATGGGAACCCGGGGAGCCGCTTTGCGGTCCTGGCGCGCGTACCCGAAATAAGGGACGACGGCCGTAATCGAACTGGCTGAACTGCGACGGAGCGCATCGGTCATAATCAGCAGTTCCATCAGGTTGTCGTTGGAAGGGGCACCCGTGCTTTGGATGATAAACACGTCGCGTCCGCGGACGCTCTCACTGATCTGGACGTTGATCTCGCCGTCGCTGAAACGCTTGACCATAGCCTTGGAGAGGGGGACGTCGAGCGTCCGGCACACCTCGGCCGCAAATTCGGTACACGATGAACCGCTGAAAATTTTATATCCGCGCATGGAGTTTCCTGTTGCCAATAAATTGTCGCGATTATAGCGTTCCATCACTTAGCCGTTGCTAATACTACGTGCGATAATCGGCGTTGATTTTGACGTATTCGTGCCCCAGATCGCATCCGTAGGCAGTAAACGTACCGTCTTGGAGGCCGATGTCACAGTGGATCGTAAACGCACTCTTTTTCATTACCGCTGCGGCAAGGGGTTCGATCGTCTCGTCGAACAGCAGTTCCCCTTTACGGTAGACGCACACGTCGTCGAACCAGATGCTCAAAAACGCTTCGTCGCACATGATCCCGCTCGCGCCGACCGTCGAAGCGATCCGTCCCCAGTTGGGGTCTTCGCCGAAAAGGGCGGTCTTGACCAACAGCGAATTGGATAGGGCTTTCGCCGCAATTTCGGCTTCGTGGTGATTGACCGCACCCGTCACCTTGTAGGTAACCAGCTTCGTCGCCCCTTCGCCGTCGCGCACCATCTCTTTCGCCAGAAACAGCATGATCGCTTCGAGCGCCTCTTTGAACGCGCCTGCATGAAACGCGCCGCTCAGGCCGTTGGCCATCAGCATTACCGTATCGTTGGTCGAGGTGTCTCCGTCCACGCTCGCGGCGTTGAACGTCGTATGGGTGCATTCATCGAGCAACGATTGCATCGTCTGCTTGTCGACGGCCGCGTCGGTCGTAATAAAACAGAGCATCGTGGCCATCGCGGGATTGATCATCCCCGCCCCCTTGGCCATCGCCCCGATCCGGAAAGACGCACCGTTTTCGAGCGTCACTTCAAAAGCGATCCGTTTGGCGAACGTGTCGGTCGTCATGATCGCCTCGGATGCGGCGATCCCGTCCCGACGGGATAGGTCGAAACGTTTGGCACCCTCGATGATTTTGGCTTTGGGGAGGCGCACCCCGATCACCCCCGTCGAACTCATCACAGGGTTCTGTATCTGCGGATAGGCCTGCTGCAGCGCGCCGAGTACCTCATCGATGTCGTCGATTCCCGCCCGTCCCGTCATCGCGTTGGCGTTTTTGGAGTTGATGAGGACGAAATTGGTCTCAAACTCCCCTTTGGAGCGGAAATGACGGATAGGGGCCGCCGTCATCTTGTTCGTCGTAAAGACCGAAGCGATGGCGCACGGTTTTTCGGAATAGACGAACGCCAGGTCCTTCGCCCCTTCTTTTTTGAGGCCGATGTGGATCCCGTCGGCGTAAAATCCCTGTGCCGCGCAGACACCGCCGCTGAGTGATTCAAGTTTATACATATTTGAGTTCCTCCGGTTTCTCCTGTTTTTTCACGAGCGATTTGGTAAACAAAATCCCTTTCTGGGTACCGATGACCAACAGCTTGCTTTCGCTCATTACCAAAACGTCCCCTTTGGGCATCGGCATGAATTTCCCGTCTTTTTTCGTAATTCCGATGACGGATACGTTGGCGATGTCGCGCAAATGGGTCTCTTTGAGCTTTTTGAGGACCATCCAGCTCGTTTTGGGGACGTAAATCTCCTCCATATCCAGCGGAGTGTCGCTTTTGTAAAGAAACTGTTCCAAAAGGTTTTCCATATCGGGACGGGCCGCCATTGCGGTAATACGCTGAGCCGCGAGCTTGGTGGACGATACGACGGTGTCGGCACCCAGTTTTTTGAGTTTGTCGATCGCACCGGCGTCTTCGGTCCCGCTGATGACGTAGTAGGGAGCGGGGATATGGTGTTCTTTTTCGAACAGCCGGACCGAGGTGATGAGGGCGATATTGTCGGCGATCGAGTTCGAAAGGGTGATGACCCCTTTGGCCGAGCTCAGATGCGCTTTGAGCATTGCGGTCTCGGTATGAGGCTCGGCCTTGATGTAATAGGGGTATTTGTATTGGCGCGCGATCTCCTCGAGGTCCTCCCGGGGGTCGATGACGACGAAAGGGATGTGGTTCTCCCGCAGTTGCTTGGATACCTGAATCGCGTATTCGTTGTGGTGACAGATGACAAAGTGCTTTTTCAGCCGGGCGATCCGGTACAGCATCTTCCGCTCCTTAAAGATTCGTTTGAGGTGCCCCTGGTTGATCACGTCGACGGAGACCAGGATGACAAAGGTGAACAGCGCCGATCCGAAAATGATGAGGGTGATGGTGAAGAGTTTCCCCACCGCGGAGAACTCCCCCTCTTTCAGGGCCCCGAATCCGACCGAGGTGATGGTGTAGCCGGTCTGGTACAATCCGTCAATCAGGGAATAATCTTCGATCACGATGTAACCGAGAGTACCGATGATCATACACAGTTGTAAAAGAATTAACGGGGTTCG is a genomic window containing:
- a CDS encoding phosphoribosyltransferase family protein, with amino-acid sequence MRCLVCERFSLSHICGRCRESLLSPRLHQRKILGHIPVYSFFPYDEIEPLLLTKHTDLGHYVYSILADQAFRPFSKVWEYAQPVVSVGIDDRPKNGYSHTAVLNRALRSSLITPLYGRLRAQNLHKYAGKSVAERLMNPRAFRYEPFDAEEVILVDDIVTTGITLSEAAETLHAHGKKVILCLTLADAERK
- a CDS encoding SagB/ThcOx family dehydrogenase, whose product is MKNTSAAYEYHDRTKHRPSRYAPSLGYMDWAIQPDPFRTYPGTPRVPLVHDKTTPPFHLLFAPDILPRAPLCRESLSQLLRYSLGLAAIKRHGGSEWALRCNASSGNLHPSECYVVSPPLEGISGGCTLSHYAPREHALEILHTYDTSVIEGGFLILLSSAIWREMWKYGERSWRYAQLDAGHAYASIKTAASMLGWECGIVPSETADLAHRFGLDQPERFHPEERESPDLLIRIAQPRYSLPSPPLLAKASRLSPSHHRWDAVWAIDEAASGPYPQSDPLHQTRRLPAPSKNAGEVILKRRSAQAMDGSSLTETQFRQILDASFFCTEAPDVDFIVFVHRVEGLESGLYAYVRNPERLIRLRDAMDPDFDWLETGEGLYRLNRGDYRGAAQYLSCNQTIARDGAFSFGMLCRFDEILSESGAAGYKNLYHQCGMIGQMLYLEAASLNLSATGIGCFLDDEFHTLLGLSETAYQSLYHFTVGRAIVDTRITTLPPY
- the argJ gene encoding bifunctional glutamate N-acetyltransferase/amino-acid acetyltransferase ArgJ, producing the protein MYKLESLSGGVCAAQGFYADGIHIGLKKEGAKDLAFVYSEKPCAIASVFTTNKMTAAPIRHFRSKGEFETNFVLINSKNANAMTGRAGIDDIDEVLGALQQAYPQIQNPVMSSTGVIGVRLPKAKIIEGAKRFDLSRRDGIAASEAIMTTDTFAKRIAFEVTLENGASFRIGAMAKGAGMINPAMATMLCFITTDAAVDKQTMQSLLDECTHTTFNAASVDGDTSTNDTVMLMANGLSGAFHAGAFKEALEAIMLFLAKEMVRDGEGATKLVTYKVTGAVNHHEAEIAAKALSNSLLVKTALFGEDPNWGRIASTVGASGIMCDEAFLSIWFDDVCVYRKGELLFDETIEPLAAAVMKKSAFTIHCDIGLQDGTFTAYGCDLGHEYVKINADYRT
- a CDS encoding ribose-phosphate pyrophosphokinase; amino-acid sequence: MRGYKIFSGSSCTEFAAEVCRTLDVPLSKAMVKRFSDGEINVQISESVRGRDVFIIQSTGAPSNDNLMELLIMTDALRRSSASSITAVVPYFGYARQDRKAAPRVPITAKLVADMFVTAGIDRVVTIDLHAGQIQGFFNIPVDNLYGSIIFQEYIRSKNLPNPIIASPDIGGVARARYFAEKLGLDMVIVDKRREQANESEVMNIIGDVAGKDVIMIDDMVDTAGTMVKAAAALKKKGATSVMACATHGVLSGKAYDNINNGELDELVVSNTLELRGQSDKIKVLSVAPLFAEVIRRVYHNESVNSLFS
- the lepA gene encoding translation elongation factor 4, yielding MDNIRNFSIIAHIDHGKSTLADRIIQECGAVSEREMTSQMMDTMDIEQERGITIKAQSVRLDYVKDGKHYILNLIDTPGHVDFSYEVSKSLASSDGALLIVDAAQGVEAQTIANVYMAMENDLTLIPVINKIDLPAADPDRVAEEIETTIGIDATDAVRISAKMGIGIRDLIDAIVDRIPAPVGNPEATTKAIIYDSWFDSYLGALALVRVFDGEIRMHQKVKLMHNNENHEVLDLMYPHPLRRQKTQSIKAGEIGIVVLGLKDVGSIRVGDTITDAKNPAPEPVSEYAPAKAFVFAGLYPIDTDQFEDLRDALDKLKLNDSSLSYEPETSIALGFGFRVGFLGMLHMEVIKERLEREFNLDLIATAPSVVYKVYKTDGTMIEVQNPSELPEPQNIERIEEPYVKATVITPVDYLGNIITLLTKKRGMQEKMDYLNETRVMLEYSVPMNEIVVDFYDKLKSLSKGYASFDYEPSGYREGDLVKLDVRVAGDVVDALSVIVPRSAAEYRGRELVKNMKEIVPRQLFEVAIQASIGNRIIARETVKSMGKNVTAKCYGGDISRKRKLLDKQKEGKKRMKAIGKVNLPQEAFMSVLKMD
- a CDS encoding potassium channel protein, giving the protein MNLLRKIQKFLNWEPSPKPHITLNDELYAQFLPFRTPLILLQLCMIIGTLGYIVIEDYSLIDGLYQTGYTITSVGFGALKEGEFSAVGKLFTITLIIFGSALFTFVILVSVDVINQGHLKRIFKERKMLYRIARLKKHFVICHHNEYAIQVSKQLRENHIPFVVIDPREDLEEIARQYKYPYYIKAEPHTETAMLKAHLSSAKGVITLSNSIADNIALITSVRLFEKEHHIPAPYYVISGTEDAGAIDKLKKLGADTVVSSTKLAAQRITAMAARPDMENLLEQFLYKSDTPLDMEEIYVPKTSWMVLKKLKETHLRDIANVSVIGITKKDGKFMPMPKGDVLVMSESKLLVIGTQKGILFTKSLVKKQEKPEELKYV